In Stenotrophomonas sp. ESTM1D_MKCIP4_1, a single genomic region encodes these proteins:
- a CDS encoding GGDEF domain-containing protein: protein MTGRGTAENIDMTTGIAQVAMAEIVHALLSDDEVALFARFARPMKVQAGQWLFHRGHRGDGMYVIVEGSIELDFGEDLVTKTLGRHEFFGELGLLVGDHPRSAGARVVEDCHVLELGPADFHCLVESDPGLVAYFLRRTIMRVLANEQALISQLRRRNHDLETALDNLYITTHQLTHTRELVRTDELTGLHNRRGLTLYLQECRSQPAGTPQALLLIDCDRFKQVNDRHGHQAGDRVLQSMGNILRSMAGEHDLACRLGGDEFCLILRHADREAAQHAAEFILSAVHGLLERSHGTPHVTPASIGVSLLAADADWSEWYAGADRALYRAKRAGGNCLHWADNADGQ from the coding sequence ATGACCGGCAGGGGCACGGCCGAGAACATCGACATGACGACCGGTATCGCCCAGGTGGCGATGGCCGAGATCGTGCATGCCCTGTTGTCGGATGACGAAGTGGCCCTGTTCGCGCGCTTTGCACGCCCCATGAAGGTCCAGGCCGGGCAATGGCTGTTCCACCGCGGCCACCGCGGCGATGGCATGTACGTCATCGTGGAAGGCTCGATCGAGCTGGACTTCGGCGAGGACCTGGTGACCAAGACGCTGGGGCGACATGAGTTCTTCGGTGAACTGGGCCTGCTGGTGGGTGACCACCCGCGCAGCGCCGGCGCGCGCGTGGTCGAAGACTGCCACGTGCTGGAACTGGGGCCGGCCGATTTCCATTGCCTGGTCGAATCCGATCCGGGCCTGGTGGCCTACTTCCTGCGCCGCACGATCATGCGCGTGCTGGCCAACGAACAAGCGCTCATCAGCCAGCTGCGCCGTCGCAACCACGATCTGGAAACCGCGCTGGACAACCTGTACATCACCACCCACCAGCTCACCCACACCCGCGAGCTGGTGCGTACCGATGAACTGACCGGCCTGCACAACCGCCGCGGCCTCACCCTGTACCTGCAGGAGTGCCGCAGCCAGCCTGCCGGCACGCCGCAGGCGCTGCTGCTGATCGACTGCGACCGCTTCAAGCAGGTCAACGATCGCCATGGCCACCAGGCCGGCGACCGCGTGCTGCAGAGCATGGGCAACATCCTGCGCTCGATGGCCGGTGAACACGACCTGGCCTGCCGGCTGGGCGGTGATGAGTTCTGCCTGATCCTGCGCCATGCTGATCGTGAGGCGGCCCAGCATGCAGCGGAGTTCATCCTCAGCGCCGTGCATGGCCTGCTCGAGCGCAGCCACGGCACCCCGCACGTCACCCCGGCCAGCATCGGCGTCAGCCTGCTGGCGGCCGATGCGGACTGGAGCGAGTGGTATGCGGGCGCCGACCGTGCGCTGTACCGGGCCAAGCGTGCCGGCGGCAACTGTCTGCATTGGGCCGACAACGCGGACGGACAGTGA
- a CDS encoding putative peptide modification system cyclase, with protein sequence MNGDTGTSTPHTTQLRALLFTDLCDSTLLVERMGDAAAAELFQDHDRLVMALQQRWNGQQIDRSDGLFMLFERPVDALGFALDYPRGLQALGGKRDIVLRARMGLHVGEVLLWNNSAEAIALGAKPVEVEGLAKPMAARLMQLAQPGQFLLSATAESMVRRAAGDLGDAALGLKWKSFGRWRFKGVAQSMEVFGLQDPATRGIGRPRQSAKASRDIPVWRQPLVMTAEVALAAALLVGGWFLTRPQPAIAFAERDWVVVGDLRNLTGESLLDGSTQQALRVSLEQSRYINVISDLKARSVLQQMRASLDAPLDADNASEIAQRVGARVVLMPTLSESGGRLRLSVGVVDPASRATLAVESADGRGLESLLASTDDVVARLRGRLGETLGQVEKDSAPLPAVTTGSLDALRAYSIGQKLYAHNDYPGALSMFQQAVELDPDFALAWMAQVRARFAVDDLAGAMQAVETATRLKRRLPPREALYLEAWSATLLDRGQASEAWRRLSSLYPDYFAAQYNAALWLYAENRFEESLPYARQAADPRFELTNVAHDLLGRILVARGDVKGARQAFKRAIDGGRTASNRYLGSAEASLRNYAAAESLLDRAAPSRHVAIERTSIAVDRQQWAQAVQIARQGAQQFADIPGFDQQVMLVPLATALWGAGDDDATRAQLRRNVDSALQRVDNRALADGGDDAMVALASSLLSIRMGDTELAERVLARLSKINEVMGQPPVAETVAVVRASLATRQGKPDAALALLAPWLTGQASFQTRVAAMDAHVAKGANAQALAQADYLASNRGRAYAEVDCGYCMQPLNVLDSNRAAGVAASLRRRPEPTAAAITAP encoded by the coding sequence ATGAACGGCGACACCGGTACGTCGACTCCACACACCACGCAGCTGCGGGCCCTGCTGTTCACTGACCTGTGCGATTCCACCCTGCTGGTGGAGCGCATGGGCGATGCCGCCGCGGCGGAACTGTTCCAGGACCACGACCGTCTGGTGATGGCGCTCCAGCAGCGCTGGAACGGCCAGCAGATCGACCGCTCCGACGGCTTGTTCATGCTGTTCGAGCGCCCGGTGGATGCACTGGGGTTCGCGCTGGATTACCCGCGTGGGCTGCAGGCGCTGGGCGGCAAGCGCGACATTGTGCTGCGCGCCCGCATGGGCCTGCACGTGGGCGAAGTGCTGCTGTGGAACAACAGTGCCGAAGCGATCGCGCTGGGCGCCAAGCCGGTGGAAGTGGAAGGCCTGGCCAAGCCGATGGCCGCGCGCCTGATGCAGCTGGCGCAGCCCGGCCAGTTCCTGCTGTCGGCCACCGCCGAGTCGATGGTGCGGCGGGCGGCCGGCGATCTGGGTGACGCCGCGCTGGGGCTGAAGTGGAAGTCGTTCGGTCGCTGGCGCTTCAAGGGCGTGGCGCAGTCGATGGAAGTATTCGGCCTGCAGGATCCGGCGACACGGGGCATCGGCCGCCCGCGGCAGAGCGCCAAAGCATCGCGCGACATCCCGGTCTGGCGGCAGCCGCTGGTGATGACCGCCGAGGTCGCGCTGGCGGCAGCGCTGCTGGTCGGCGGCTGGTTCCTGACCCGGCCGCAGCCGGCCATCGCCTTTGCCGAGCGTGACTGGGTGGTGGTCGGCGATCTGCGCAACCTTACCGGCGAGAGCCTGCTGGACGGTTCCACCCAGCAGGCGCTGCGCGTGAGCCTGGAACAGTCGCGCTACATCAACGTGATCAGCGACCTGAAGGCGCGCAGCGTGCTGCAGCAGATGCGTGCCTCGCTGGATGCGCCACTGGATGCGGACAACGCTTCGGAGATCGCCCAGCGCGTGGGTGCGCGGGTGGTGCTGATGCCCACGCTGTCCGAATCGGGTGGCCGGCTGCGCCTGAGCGTGGGCGTGGTGGATCCGGCCAGCCGTGCCACGCTTGCGGTGGAATCGGCCGACGGCCGTGGCCTTGAATCGCTGCTGGCCTCCACCGATGACGTGGTGGCGCGGCTGCGCGGTCGCCTGGGTGAAACGCTGGGGCAGGTCGAAAAGGACTCTGCTCCGCTGCCTGCAGTCACCACCGGCAGCCTGGATGCGCTGCGCGCCTATTCCATCGGCCAGAAGCTGTACGCGCACAACGACTACCCGGGTGCGTTGTCCATGTTCCAGCAGGCGGTGGAGCTGGATCCTGATTTCGCGCTGGCCTGGATGGCGCAGGTGCGCGCGCGCTTTGCGGTGGATGACCTTGCCGGGGCAATGCAGGCGGTAGAGACGGCCACACGCCTCAAGCGCCGCCTGCCACCGCGTGAAGCGCTCTATCTGGAAGCATGGTCGGCGACGCTGCTCGACCGCGGGCAGGCATCCGAGGCGTGGCGGCGCCTGTCCAGCCTCTATCCGGATTACTTTGCCGCGCAGTACAACGCGGCCCTGTGGCTGTACGCGGAAAACCGCTTCGAGGAGTCGCTGCCATATGCACGGCAGGCGGCGGATCCGCGGTTCGAGCTGACCAACGTGGCGCACGATCTGCTGGGGCGCATCCTGGTGGCGCGTGGCGACGTCAAGGGGGCCCGTCAGGCCTTCAAGCGTGCCATCGATGGCGGTCGCACGGCCAGCAACCGTTACCTGGGCTCGGCCGAGGCCAGCCTGCGCAACTACGCCGCCGCCGAGTCGCTGCTGGATCGCGCGGCACCCTCGCGCCACGTGGCCATCGAGCGCACCAGCATCGCCGTGGACCGCCAGCAGTGGGCGCAGGCCGTGCAGATTGCCCGCCAGGGCGCTCAGCAGTTTGCCGACATACCGGGTTTTGACCAGCAGGTGATGCTGGTACCCCTGGCCACGGCGCTGTGGGGGGCCGGCGATGATGACGCCACGCGCGCGCAGCTGCGCCGCAATGTCGACAGTGCACTGCAGCGTGTCGACAACCGTGCTCTGGCCGACGGCGGCGATGATGCGATGGTGGCGTTGGCCTCGTCGCTGTTGTCGATCCGGATGGGCGATACGGAACTGGCCGAACGGGTGCTGGCGCGACTGTCGAAGATCAATGAGGTGATGGGCCAGCCCCCGGTGGCGGAGACGGTGGCCGTCGTGCGCGCCAGCCTGGCGACCCGGCAGGGCAAACCGGATGCGGCGCTGGCGCTGCTCGCGCCCTGGTTGACCGGGCAGGCCAGCTTCCAGACCCGCGTGGCGGCGATGGATGCACACGTGGCCAAGGGGGCCAATGCACAGGCGCTGGCACAGGCGGACTATCTGGCGAGCAACCGCGGCCGCGCCTATGCCGAAGTGGATTGCGGCTACTGCATGCAGCCGCTCAACGTGCTCGACAGCAACCGTGCCGCAGGGGTGGCGGCCAGCCTGCGCCGTCGGCCGGAGCCGACGGCAGCGGCGATTACGGCCCCTTGA
- a CDS encoding NHLP-related RiPP peptide, producing the protein MSLPVLPAPIAMALICALAEDDAFRALFASNPAAALTHLGLPAADAELLKVCCHVNQLASKEAILEAKQELQTMLTKELGQLVPSLDASPGPGWTLKGP; encoded by the coding sequence GTGTCCCTGCCTGTCCTACCCGCGCCGATCGCCATGGCACTGATCTGTGCGCTCGCTGAAGACGATGCGTTCCGCGCCCTGTTCGCTTCCAATCCTGCTGCCGCGCTGACCCACCTGGGCCTGCCGGCCGCCGATGCGGAGCTGCTGAAGGTGTGCTGCCACGTCAACCAGCTGGCCTCCAAGGAAGCCATCCTCGAAGCCAAGCAGGAACTGCAGACGATGCTGACCAAGGAGCTCGGCCAGCTGGTGCCTTCGCTTGACGCGAGCCCGGGCCCGGGCTGGACGCTCAAGGGGCCGTAA
- a CDS encoding putative peptide maturation dehydrogenase — MSVDPAMPSTRIRRCEILLLEPRESTGFDLQDLLSGGNGIRRQMRWVALAPHLGEPVEVDALQRELLGRIGPTHWQDLPEHDDERVACEALLRQGLLVSASPSDETALQARQADDRHREAYWHPLAAVLHAFTRWEGVDAVKNTRDSGTDTAVGMREVLGPPPAPTAVAAEAASQRLPLQEDTAFDALLARRATCRNFDEARPLPLALFSTMLARVFGARAHVQVSDDLRFQKKSSPSGGGLHPTEAFLVVQNVEGVAPGVYRYLLEGHSLVRLPDPPMGLRAFAMEALGQQHWFANAHCLVTLVPRFDRTFWKYRRHAKGYRVVALEAGHLSQTMYLSATDLGLGAFITGAINERCLEPVLQLDPVQQGALAMCGFGWRAATMETAELDPAGEVWTRAG; from the coding sequence ATGTCCGTTGACCCTGCCATGCCTTCCACCCGCATCCGACGTTGCGAGATCCTGCTGCTGGAACCCCGCGAGAGCACCGGCTTCGATCTGCAGGACCTGCTGTCCGGCGGCAACGGCATCCGTCGGCAGATGCGCTGGGTCGCACTGGCGCCCCACCTGGGCGAGCCGGTGGAAGTGGATGCACTGCAGCGCGAGCTGCTGGGCCGCATTGGCCCCACCCACTGGCAGGACCTGCCCGAGCACGATGACGAGCGCGTGGCGTGCGAAGCACTGCTGCGCCAGGGCCTGCTGGTCAGTGCATCGCCCAGCGATGAGACAGCGCTGCAGGCGCGCCAGGCCGACGACCGCCACCGCGAGGCGTACTGGCATCCGCTGGCGGCTGTGCTGCACGCGTTCACGCGGTGGGAGGGGGTTGATGCAGTGAAGAACACCCGCGATTCCGGCACCGATACGGCAGTGGGCATGCGGGAGGTGCTGGGGCCGCCACCGGCACCGACGGCGGTGGCCGCCGAGGCGGCCAGCCAGCGCCTGCCGCTGCAGGAAGACACCGCGTTCGATGCGCTGCTGGCACGGCGCGCCACCTGCCGCAACTTCGATGAGGCGCGGCCGCTGCCGTTGGCCCTGTTCTCCACCATGCTGGCGCGCGTGTTCGGTGCGCGCGCGCATGTGCAGGTCAGCGATGATCTGCGGTTCCAGAAGAAGAGCAGCCCCTCCGGTGGCGGCCTGCATCCCACCGAGGCGTTCCTGGTGGTGCAGAACGTGGAAGGCGTGGCACCGGGTGTGTACCGCTACCTGCTGGAAGGGCACAGCCTGGTGCGCCTGCCCGACCCACCGATGGGCCTGCGTGCGTTTGCCATGGAAGCGCTGGGCCAGCAGCACTGGTTTGCCAACGCGCATTGCCTGGTCACCCTGGTGCCCCGCTTCGACCGCACGTTCTGGAAGTACCGGCGCCACGCCAAGGGCTACCGCGTGGTCGCGCTCGAGGCCGGGCACCTGTCGCAGACGATGTACCTGTCGGCCACCGATCTGGGTCTGGGTGCCTTCATTACCGGTGCAATCAATGAACGCTGCCTGGAGCCGGTGCTGCAGCTGGACCCGGTGCAGCAGGGGGCCCTGGCGATGTGCGGTTTCGGCTGGCGCGCCGCCACCATGGAAACGGCCGAGCTGGACCCGGCCGGCGAGGTCTGGACGCGCGCTGGGTGA
- a CDS encoding acetyl/propionyl/methylcrotonyl-CoA carboxylase subunit alpha has translation MFSKILIANRGEIACRVIATCRRLGIATVAVYSDADRSARHVRLADEAIHIGPAAARESYLRGDVLLDAARLTGAQAIHPGYGFLSENADFADACAAAGITFIGPPASAIRAMGDKSAAKALMAKAGVPLTPGYHGDQQEPAFLRAQADAIGYPVLIKASAGGGGKGMRKVERSEDFVDALASCQREAASAFGNDHVLVEKYVERPRHIEIQVFGDSHGDAVYLFERDCSVQRRHQKVLEEAPAPGMSSERRAAMGQAAVDAARAVGYVGAGTVEFIAGPEGDFYFMEMNTRLQVEHPVTEYITGTDLVEWQLRVAAGQPMPLRQEQLAIHGHAIEARLYAEDADRGFLPSTGTLRRLRLPAPSAHVRVDTGVEEGDSITPYYDPMIAKLIVWDVDRDAALRRMSQALADCQVVGVTTNAGFLRRLVNTDSFANAKLDTALIEREQAALNAVGDSDDALWQLAAIAAVASTARAGSDARDPHSPWQAQDGWRLGASAPRVLPLQQGERTHTLKVWAQADGWRVQRDDAAPVSVIGSADANRMSVQLHGRRWQLQLLREGDQLFLFGADGQHRFTLHDPVGESDNAVADAGSLLAPMPGRIVATLVEAGTQVKRGTALVVLEAMKMEHTLQAPADGTVKGYRAKAGDQVGDGAVLVDFEVG, from the coding sequence ATGTTCAGCAAAATCCTCATCGCCAACCGTGGCGAGATCGCCTGCCGCGTCATTGCCACCTGCCGTCGCCTGGGCATCGCCACGGTGGCGGTGTATTCCGATGCCGACCGCAGCGCGCGCCACGTGCGCCTGGCCGACGAGGCCATCCACATCGGCCCGGCCGCCGCGCGCGAAAGCTACCTGCGCGGTGACGTGCTGCTGGACGCTGCGCGTCTGACAGGCGCCCAGGCGATCCATCCCGGTTACGGCTTCCTCTCCGAGAACGCCGATTTCGCCGATGCCTGCGCCGCCGCCGGCATCACGTTCATCGGCCCGCCGGCCAGCGCCATCCGTGCGATGGGTGACAAGAGCGCGGCCAAGGCGCTGATGGCCAAGGCCGGCGTGCCACTGACGCCCGGCTACCACGGCGACCAGCAGGAACCTGCATTCCTGCGCGCACAGGCCGATGCCATCGGCTACCCGGTGCTGATCAAGGCCAGCGCCGGTGGCGGTGGCAAGGGCATGCGCAAGGTCGAGCGCAGCGAAGACTTCGTCGATGCACTGGCCAGCTGCCAGCGCGAGGCCGCGTCGGCCTTCGGCAACGACCATGTGCTGGTGGAAAAGTACGTCGAGCGCCCGCGCCATATCGAGATCCAGGTCTTCGGCGATTCCCATGGCGATGCGGTGTACCTGTTCGAGCGCGACTGTTCGGTGCAGCGCCGCCACCAGAAGGTGCTGGAAGAAGCACCGGCACCGGGCATGAGCAGTGAACGCCGCGCGGCGATGGGCCAGGCCGCCGTCGATGCCGCGCGCGCGGTAGGCTACGTGGGTGCGGGCACGGTGGAGTTCATCGCCGGCCCGGAGGGCGATTTCTACTTCATGGAAATGAACACCCGCCTGCAGGTCGAACATCCGGTGACCGAGTACATCACCGGTACCGACCTGGTGGAATGGCAGCTGCGCGTGGCCGCCGGCCAGCCGATGCCGCTGCGCCAGGAACAACTGGCCATCCACGGCCATGCGATCGAAGCGCGCCTGTATGCCGAAGATGCCGACCGCGGCTTCCTGCCCTCCACCGGCACCCTGCGCCGCCTGCGCCTGCCTGCACCGTCGGCGCATGTGCGCGTGGACACCGGCGTGGAGGAAGGCGACAGCATCACCCCGTATTACGACCCGATGATCGCCAAGCTGATCGTCTGGGACGTGGACCGCGATGCCGCGCTGCGCCGCATGAGCCAGGCGCTGGCCGACTGCCAGGTGGTGGGCGTGACGACCAATGCCGGTTTCCTGCGCCGTCTGGTGAATACCGATTCCTTCGCCAACGCGAAACTGGATACCGCGCTGATCGAACGCGAGCAGGCCGCGCTGAATGCCGTGGGCGACAGCGATGATGCGCTCTGGCAACTGGCGGCCATCGCCGCCGTGGCCAGCACTGCACGCGCGGGCAGCGATGCACGCGATCCGCATTCGCCGTGGCAGGCGCAGGATGGCTGGCGCCTGGGGGCTTCCGCACCGCGCGTGCTGCCGCTGCAGCAGGGTGAGCGGACGCACACGCTGAAGGTGTGGGCGCAGGCCGATGGCTGGCGCGTGCAGCGCGACGATGCGGCACCGGTCAGCGTCATCGGCAGTGCCGATGCGAATCGCATGTCGGTACAGCTGCACGGCCGCCGCTGGCAGCTGCAGCTGCTGCGCGAAGGTGACCAGCTGTTCCTGTTCGGTGCAGATGGCCAGCACCGCTTCACCCTGCACGACCCGGTGGGTGAATCGGACAACGCCGTGGCCGATGCCGGCAGCCTGCTGGCGCCGATGCCGGGCAGAATCGTGGCCACCCTGGTCGAGGCGGGCACACAGGTGAAGCGCGGCACGGCGCTGGTGGTGCTGGAAGCAATGAAGATGGAACACACGCTGCAGGCGCCCGCCGATGGCACGGTGAAGGGTTACCGAGCGAAGGCGGGCGACCAGGTGGGGGATGGCGCGGTGCTGGTGGATTTCGAGGTGGGCTGA